One segment of Trachemys scripta elegans isolate TJP31775 chromosome 1, CAS_Tse_1.0, whole genome shotgun sequence DNA contains the following:
- the CCNA1 gene encoding cyclin-A1, translated as MDHNDKSGISQAGSWEIRRVAAGPYSNQNPPQRAVLGLLTENGQCLRACGQGTTIVRRFSGSENAFPPSGKNTLPSCMVNVTSKQGFAIYVDEPEQKDRCSCTVVEEVEPSLCEVDTSTMKPNIHLLLDLSTGSPMLVDTSLQSQHEVHVDNIVDVMNVGDYAEDIHQYLREAEIRYRPKPYYMRKQPDITSGMRAILVDWLVEVGQEYKLRTETLYLAVNFLDRFLSCMSVLRGKLQLVGTAAILLAAKYEEIYPPEIEEFVYITDDTYTKRQLLRMEHLLLKVLAFDLTVPTINQFLLQYLQRHGVCVRTENFARYVAELSLLEADPFLKYLPSQTAAAAYCLANYTVNRHLWPETLAAFTGYSLSEIVPCLSDLHKACLDGSHRPQQAIREKYKLSRYMHVSFMEPPAVLPLQ; from the exons ATGGATCACAATGATAAGAGTGGGATCTCCCAAGCTGGAAGTTGGGAGATCCGCCGGGTTGCAGCTGGGCCTTATTCCAACCAAAATCCCCCACAGAGGGCTGTGCTTGGGCTGCTGACTGAGAATGGGCAGTGCTTGAGGGCATGTGGCCAG GGTACCACAATAGTCAGACGCTTCTCTGGCTCTGAAAATGCTTTCCCTCCATCTGGAAAGAATACATTGCCCAGCTGTATGGTCAATGTAACATCTAAGCAAGGGTTTGCTATATATGTAGATGAACCAGAGCAGAAAGACAGATGCAGCTGCACAGTTGTAGAAGAGGTGGAACCTAGCCTGTGTGAAGTGGATACTAGCACAATGAAACCCAATATTCATCTGCTGTTGGATTTGAGTACAG GTTCTCCTATGTTGGTGGATACATCATTGCAATCACAACATGAAGTTCATGTGGATAACATCGTGGATGTAATGAATGTGGGAGACTATGCAGAAGACATTCATCAGTATCTTAGAGAAGCTGAA ATAAGGTACAGGCCAAAACCATATTACATGCGAAAGCAGCCAGACATCACCTCAGGGATGCGTGCAATCTTGGTGGACTGGCTGGTGGAAGTTGGGCAAGAATACAAACTTCGTACTGAAACACTGTACCTAGCTGTCAACTTTCTGGACAGGTTTCTTTCCTGCATGTCTGTCCTCAGAGGGAAGCTGCAGCTTGTGGGAACAGCAGCAATTCTTCTGGCTGC GAAATATGAAGAGATCTACCCTCCAGAGATAGAGGAGTTTGTGTATATAACAGATGATACTTATACAAAGAGACAGCTATTAAGAATGGAACATCTGCTCCTGAAAGTACTGGCTTTTGACTTGACAGTACCAACTATCAACCAGTTTCTCCTTCAGTATTTACAAAGACATGGAGTCTGTGTCAGGACAGAGAACTTTGCAAGG TATGTAGCAGAGTTGAGTCTCCTGGAAGCTGATCCATTTCTGAAGTACCTTCCGTCACAAACTGCTGCAGCAGCTTACTGTCTAGCAAATTACACTGTGAACAGGCATTTGTGG CCAGAAACACTTGCTGCATTCACTGGGTATTCGCTAAGCGAGATAGTGCCTTGTCTGAGTGATCTACATAAAGCATGCCTTGATGGTTCTCATCGACCACAGCAAGCAATTAGAGAGAAATACAAGCTGTCAAG GTACATGCATGTATCCTTTATGGAGCCACCAGCAGTTCTTCCTCTGCAATAA